A window of Mycolicibacterium fluoranthenivorans contains these coding sequences:
- a CDS encoding acyl-CoA dehydrogenase family protein — protein MDFTLTAEQELLRDGLTKFLSTRYQLESSRAAAKIGAGWQPEIWRAFADELGILGAALPEEVGGIGGGPVEVMVIAEALGQALVVEPYVDTAVVAGGLLLRARERALLEQLVAGEAVISLAATEAQSGERWQDAATTARPDGDGWVLDGAKIMVLGARLATHLLVTATTTAGLSLFLVDMADPAAGLTVHGYRTVDDRWAADIEFDGVPATLLGEDGAAWPSLAQARDEGAAAVCAEAVGNMRKVLADTVEYSKQRQQFGTAIGSFQALQHRMVDMHMELEQSVAAVYLAVLNLTADADQRARAVSAAKATIGRAARFIGQNAVQLHGGMGMTEELAIGHYFKRLTAVQYEFGSTDYHLARYAELTRR, from the coding sequence ATGGACTTCACACTGACCGCTGAGCAGGAACTCCTGCGCGACGGCCTGACCAAATTCCTGTCGACCCGTTACCAGCTGGAGTCCAGCCGGGCTGCGGCGAAGATCGGAGCCGGTTGGCAACCCGAGATCTGGCGCGCGTTCGCCGACGAACTCGGCATCCTCGGCGCCGCGCTGCCCGAGGAGGTCGGCGGAATCGGCGGCGGCCCGGTCGAAGTCATGGTGATCGCCGAAGCGCTGGGGCAGGCACTCGTCGTCGAACCGTACGTGGACACCGCGGTGGTGGCGGGCGGGCTGTTGCTGCGGGCCAGGGAACGTGCGCTGCTGGAGCAACTCGTCGCGGGTGAGGCTGTCATCTCGCTGGCCGCCACCGAGGCACAGTCCGGGGAACGTTGGCAGGACGCAGCCACCACGGCCCGCCCCGACGGCGACGGCTGGGTGCTCGACGGCGCAAAGATCATGGTGCTGGGGGCACGGCTGGCGACACACCTGCTGGTCACCGCGACGACGACGGCGGGGCTGTCACTGTTCCTGGTCGACATGGCCGACCCGGCGGCCGGTCTCACCGTGCACGGGTACCGCACTGTCGATGACCGTTGGGCGGCCGATATCGAGTTCGACGGGGTTCCGGCGACTCTGCTGGGCGAGGACGGGGCCGCCTGGCCGTCGTTGGCCCAGGCCCGTGACGAGGGCGCGGCCGCGGTATGCGCCGAAGCGGTGGGCAATATGCGCAAGGTGCTGGCCGACACCGTCGAATACAGCAAGCAGCGTCAGCAGTTCGGGACCGCGATCGGCAGTTTCCAGGCCCTGCAGCACCGCATGGTCGACATGCACATGGAGCTCGAGCAGTCGGTGGCGGCGGTGTATCTGGCCGTGCTCAATCTGACGGCCGACGCCGACCAGCGGGCCCGGGCGGTATCGGCGGCCAAGGCCACCATCGGTCGCGCCGCCCGGTTTATCGGCCAGAACGCGGTGCAGTTACACGGCGGGATGGGCATGACCGAAGAACTCGCCATTGGCCACTACTTCAAGCGGCTCACCGCGGTGCAGTACGAGTTCGGCTCCACCGACTACCATCTGGCGCGCTACGCCGAGCTCACGAGGCGCTGA
- a CDS encoding MaoC family dehydratase — translation MKVFKDLAELVAGVGTELGPTEWLEITQDRVNLFADATEDHQWIHVDPERAAAGPFGGAIAHGLLTLSLLPHFSHQLYGVEGVKLAVNYGYNKVRFISPVKVGAKIRARGVLTDVAVPAQGTAQATVTVTIEIEGSDKPAAVVESIVRYIS, via the coding sequence GTGAAAGTCTTCAAGGATCTCGCCGAGTTGGTGGCCGGTGTCGGCACTGAACTCGGGCCCACCGAATGGCTGGAGATCACCCAGGACCGGGTGAATCTGTTCGCCGACGCCACCGAGGACCATCAGTGGATCCACGTCGATCCGGAGCGGGCTGCTGCCGGGCCGTTCGGCGGGGCCATCGCCCACGGCCTGCTGACGCTGTCGCTGTTGCCGCACTTCTCCCATCAGCTCTACGGCGTCGAGGGTGTCAAGCTGGCGGTCAACTACGGCTACAACAAGGTGCGCTTCATCAGCCCCGTGAAGGTGGGTGCGAAGATCCGCGCGCGTGGCGTGCTCACCGATGTCGCCGTACCCGCCCAGGGCACCGCGCAGGCGACGGTCACCGTCACCATCGAGATCGAGGGGTCGGACAAGCCTGCCGCGGTGGTCGAGTCGATCGTCCGCTACATCAGCTGA
- a CDS encoding FAD-binding protein — protein sequence MWDDEVEVISVGAGPGGLAYVAAAADAGLDVLIAAPPRRTDVHAGDAARGWLPTVGDPATDEYLAELVAGATPPAVAGAPDLPVRTLYSPPVQRTRKSVVETFVGPRLSVWAGACLASSFGAVLTTVDHWPATMRTAEGLSVGVAPIGAADGRALDDWLAEAVHEREISTLDDATLQRLVFEDGRVIGVVFDTPDGEYAVQARHGVVLTPTEPTPTAPVPAGGDIALVGLAGSRFVRVELVHTEDAPD from the coding sequence ATGTGGGACGACGAGGTCGAAGTCATTTCGGTAGGTGCGGGTCCGGGGGGCCTGGCCTACGTGGCGGCCGCCGCCGACGCCGGGCTGGACGTCCTGATCGCGGCGCCGCCGCGGCGCACGGACGTCCACGCCGGTGACGCTGCGCGCGGCTGGCTGCCCACCGTCGGCGATCCTGCCACCGACGAGTACCTGGCCGAACTGGTCGCCGGGGCGACTCCGCCGGCCGTTGCCGGCGCTCCCGATCTGCCGGTGCGCACCCTGTACAGCCCGCCCGTGCAGCGCACGCGAAAATCCGTCGTGGAGACCTTCGTCGGTCCTCGGCTGTCCGTCTGGGCCGGCGCCTGCCTGGCGTCCTCGTTCGGCGCGGTGCTGACGACGGTGGACCACTGGCCGGCCACCATGCGCACAGCCGAGGGTCTCTCGGTGGGAGTCGCCCCGATCGGCGCGGCGGACGGCCGCGCACTGGACGATTGGCTGGCCGAGGCGGTGCACGAGCGGGAGATCTCCACCCTCGACGACGCGACGTTGCAGCGCCTGGTGTTCGAGGACGGCCGGGTGATCGGCGTGGTCTTCGACACGCCTGACGGCGAGTACGCGGTGCAGGCCCGCCATGGCGTGGTGTTGACGCCGACCGAGCCGACGCCGACCGCGCCGGTCCCCGCCGGCGGCGATATCGCGCTGGTGGGGCTGGCGGGGAGTCGATTCGTGCGGGTTGAGTTGGTGCACACCGAGGATGCCCCGGACTGA
- a CDS encoding acyl-CoA dehydrogenase family protein, producing MDLSWSEADAAFRDEVREFLAARLTPELRRAGRLMTSVYSDHEASMEWQRILHERGWAAPAWPVEHGGCDWTLTQHYIFSRESQLAGAPSLSPMGIRMVAHAIVKFGTDEQKNFFLPRILTGEVFFCQGYSEPEAGSDLAALTMAAVHDGDDLVCTGSKIWTTHATEANWMFALVRTSRTGKKQQGITFVLIDMTTPGIEIRPLVMTSGEEVQSQVFFDEVRVPKANVIGQIDDGWTVAKYLLEFERGGGATAPALQVMAEQVAEAAATQPAPAGGSLIDDPSFSRKLADARIRTEVLEILEYRVLAALAGGGHPGAASSMLKIISTELSQMLTELAMEAAGPRGRAYQPHGTCPGGPIADFLVPEDGYLTGEPWQAVAPLRYFNDRAGSIYAGSNEIQRNILAKAELGL from the coding sequence ATGGACCTGAGTTGGTCGGAGGCGGATGCCGCCTTCCGGGACGAGGTGCGCGAGTTCCTCGCGGCCCGGCTCACACCCGAACTACGGCGGGCCGGCCGCCTGATGACCAGCGTTTACAGCGATCACGAGGCCAGCATGGAGTGGCAGCGGATCCTGCACGAACGCGGCTGGGCCGCTCCCGCCTGGCCCGTTGAGCACGGCGGGTGCGACTGGACGCTGACCCAGCACTACATCTTCAGCCGGGAATCCCAGCTCGCCGGTGCGCCGTCGTTATCCCCGATGGGAATCCGCATGGTGGCCCACGCCATCGTCAAGTTCGGCACCGACGAACAGAAGAACTTCTTCCTGCCGCGCATCCTCACCGGCGAGGTGTTCTTCTGCCAGGGCTATTCCGAACCCGAGGCCGGCTCCGACCTGGCCGCACTGACGATGGCCGCCGTGCACGACGGCGACGACCTGGTGTGCACCGGCAGCAAGATCTGGACCACGCACGCCACCGAGGCCAACTGGATGTTCGCCCTGGTGCGCACCTCACGCACCGGCAAGAAGCAGCAGGGCATCACGTTCGTGCTGATCGACATGACCACCCCGGGGATCGAGATCCGGCCGCTGGTGATGACCTCCGGCGAGGAGGTACAGAGTCAGGTCTTCTTCGATGAGGTCCGGGTTCCGAAAGCCAACGTCATCGGACAGATCGACGACGGCTGGACCGTCGCGAAGTATCTGCTGGAGTTCGAGCGCGGTGGCGGTGCCACCGCACCGGCGCTGCAGGTGATGGCCGAACAGGTGGCCGAGGCAGCGGCCACCCAACCCGCGCCGGCCGGAGGCTCACTGATCGACGACCCGTCCTTCTCTCGCAAGCTCGCCGATGCCCGGATCCGCACCGAGGTGCTCGAGATCCTGGAGTACCGGGTCCTGGCGGCGCTGGCCGGTGGCGGGCATCCCGGTGCGGCGTCCTCGATGCTCAAGATCATCTCGACCGAACTGAGCCAGATGCTCACCGAACTCGCCATGGAGGCGGCCGGGCCGCGAGGCCGGGCCTACCAGCCGCACGGAACCTGCCCGGGCGGACCCATCGCCGACTTCCTCGTGCCCGAGGACGGCTACCTCACCGGCGAGCCGTGGCAGGCGGTCGCACCGCTGCGCTACTTCAACGATCGGGCCGGCTCAATCTATGCCGGTAGCAACGAGATTCAGCGCAATATCCTCGCCAAGGCAGAGTTGGGACTGTAG
- a CDS encoding acyl-CoA dehydrogenase family protein, which translates to MSSAVTSEVSDKDFADIHTATRQFIRTQVVPRELEIMAADKVPDDIRQQARDLGLFGYAIPQEWGGLGLNLAQDVELAMEFGYTSLALRSMFGTNNGIAGQVFVGFGTDEQKTRWLEDIASGAVVASFALTEPGAGSNPAGLRTKAVKDGSQWVINGQKRFITNAPTADLFVVFARTRPADADGAGIAVFLVPAATPGVAIGAKDAKMGQEGAWTADVSFDDVRVGADSLVGGSEDIGYRAAMTSLARGRVHIAALAVGTAQRALDESVSYAATATQGGTPIGNFQLVQAMIADQQTGVMAGRALVRDAARLWVSGEDRRIAPSAAKLYCTEMAGQVADSAVQIHGGSGYMREVAVERIYREVRLLRLYEGTSEIQRLIIGGALVKAAARRRASLS; encoded by the coding sequence ATGTCATCAGCCGTCACCAGCGAGGTCAGCGACAAGGATTTCGCGGATATCCATACCGCCACCCGGCAGTTCATCCGCACTCAGGTGGTACCCCGCGAGCTGGAGATCATGGCCGCCGACAAGGTGCCGGACGATATCCGCCAACAGGCCAGGGACCTCGGCCTGTTCGGCTACGCCATCCCCCAGGAATGGGGCGGCCTGGGGCTGAACCTGGCCCAGGATGTCGAGTTGGCGATGGAGTTCGGCTATACCAGCCTGGCGCTGCGGTCGATGTTCGGCACCAACAACGGCATCGCCGGACAGGTGTTCGTCGGCTTCGGCACCGACGAGCAGAAGACCCGCTGGCTGGAGGACATCGCTTCCGGTGCGGTGGTGGCCTCCTTCGCCCTGACCGAGCCCGGAGCCGGGTCCAACCCGGCCGGCCTGCGCACCAAGGCGGTCAAGGATGGTTCACAGTGGGTGATCAACGGCCAGAAGCGATTCATCACCAATGCTCCGACGGCTGACCTGTTCGTGGTCTTCGCCCGCACCCGTCCGGCCGATGCCGACGGCGCCGGGATCGCGGTATTCCTGGTCCCCGCCGCCACACCGGGCGTGGCGATCGGGGCCAAGGACGCCAAGATGGGCCAGGAGGGCGCCTGGACCGCCGACGTCAGCTTCGACGACGTCCGTGTCGGTGCGGACAGCCTCGTCGGCGGCAGCGAGGACATCGGCTATCGCGCTGCCATGACGTCACTGGCCCGCGGCCGCGTTCATATCGCCGCACTGGCGGTCGGCACCGCCCAACGCGCACTCGACGAATCGGTGTCGTACGCCGCCACCGCCACTCAGGGCGGGACGCCGATCGGCAATTTCCAACTGGTACAGGCGATGATCGCCGACCAGCAGACCGGCGTGATGGCCGGCCGTGCCCTGGTCCGCGACGCCGCTCGGCTGTGGGTATCCGGCGAGGACCGACGCATCGCACCGTCGGCAGCCAAGTTGTACTGCACCGAGATGGCCGGACAGGTCGCCGACTCGGCTGTCCAGATCCACGGTGGCAGTGGCTATATGCGCGAGGTGGCAGTGGAGCGCATCTACCGCGAGGTGCGGTTGTTGCGCCTGTACGAGGGCACCAGCGAGATTCAGCGGCTCATCATCGGTGGCGCCCTCGTCAAAGCCGCCGCTCGTCGGCGCGCCTCGCTCAGCTGA
- a CDS encoding Rv1355c family protein, giving the protein MTETGNAIILSDDEAGHAELLWQLRARPDIEFIDNLAGQRAALLKLTPEPTEDILAESPHWIYFPWRRSVLAMLGPRAFRRLRLDRNRNLITLDEQNRLGELRIGIVGLSVGHVIAHTLAAQGICGELRLTDFDDLELSNLNRVPATVFDEGHNKAIVAARRIAELDPYLPVRAETSGLTPETIDAFLDGLDIVVEVCDSLDTKVLLREAARARRIPVLMATSDRGLVDVERFDLDPARPILHGLLGDVQTAGLAGLTSADKVPHVLGILDAGQLSARMAASLCEVGETLSTWPQLAGEVTLGASLVTEAVRRIGLGETLPSGRVRIDIGAEMTHSTDPYTAQRDHVDEVVPDLDQGEFASVPTVMAAAATRAPSGGNAQPWQIETGRDTLTVRIDPARTTMMDVEFRGSAVALGAAVFNARVAAASRGHGTEVTVTGGGKSSPLEAVVSLSGAADPELAALYAPMLDRATNRHRGSGTEISPHVAELLRAKASHFGVRLHLLTARSEIEAGAAVLAAADRLRYLTPTLHAEMFSELWWPGDPAPEYGIDVRGLELPASDLAVLDVLRRADVMAQLARWDAGGVLGTDTRDRVVAGSALAVVSFAGGTLADYARAGEAVEAVWIAAQQHGLAVQPVSPAFLYAHDDNELASLTPTFTGELRSLQYTFRKLIGAEPQEAQALVLRFTEAPPPSVRSRRQSPPRQTVSP; this is encoded by the coding sequence GTGACGGAAACGGGCAATGCGATCATTCTGTCCGATGACGAGGCCGGCCATGCCGAGTTGCTCTGGCAACTGCGCGCCAGGCCGGATATCGAGTTCATCGACAATCTGGCCGGACAACGCGCCGCTCTGCTCAAGCTGACGCCCGAACCGACCGAGGACATCCTCGCCGAGTCCCCGCACTGGATCTACTTCCCGTGGCGACGATCAGTGTTGGCGATGCTCGGCCCGCGGGCGTTCCGCCGGCTCCGGCTGGACCGTAACCGCAATCTCATCACCCTCGACGAGCAGAACCGGCTCGGGGAGCTGCGCATCGGCATCGTCGGACTCAGTGTCGGTCACGTGATCGCGCACACTCTTGCCGCTCAGGGCATCTGCGGCGAATTGCGGCTCACCGATTTCGACGATCTGGAGCTCAGCAATCTCAATCGGGTGCCCGCCACGGTGTTCGACGAAGGCCACAACAAGGCGATCGTCGCCGCGCGCCGGATCGCCGAACTGGACCCGTACCTGCCCGTGCGCGCCGAAACCTCCGGGCTCACCCCCGAGACGATCGACGCCTTCCTCGACGGCCTCGACATCGTCGTCGAGGTCTGTGACTCCCTGGACACCAAGGTGCTGCTGCGCGAGGCTGCGCGGGCCCGCCGCATCCCGGTGCTGATGGCCACCAGCGATCGCGGTCTCGTCGATGTCGAGCGTTTCGATCTGGATCCGGCCCGACCGATTCTGCACGGGCTGCTCGGTGACGTGCAGACCGCTGGCCTGGCGGGTCTCACCAGCGCCGACAAGGTGCCCCATGTGCTCGGCATCCTCGATGCCGGCCAATTGTCCGCGCGGATGGCGGCGTCGTTGTGCGAGGTGGGCGAGACCCTGTCGACCTGGCCGCAACTGGCCGGTGAGGTGACGCTCGGCGCGTCACTCGTCACCGAAGCGGTGCGACGGATCGGCTTGGGTGAAACCCTGCCGTCGGGCCGGGTGCGCATCGATATCGGGGCGGAGATGACGCACTCCACCGACCCCTATACCGCCCAGCGGGATCACGTCGACGAGGTGGTCCCCGACCTCGACCAGGGCGAGTTCGCGTCCGTTCCGACCGTCATGGCGGCGGCCGCCACCCGCGCCCCGTCCGGCGGCAATGCGCAACCCTGGCAGATCGAGACGGGGCGGGACACGCTGACGGTGCGCATCGATCCGGCCCGGACCACCATGATGGACGTCGAATTCCGCGGCAGCGCGGTCGCCCTCGGCGCCGCGGTGTTCAACGCCAGGGTGGCCGCCGCGTCGCGCGGCCACGGCACCGAGGTGACCGTTACCGGCGGCGGCAAGAGCTCACCGCTGGAAGCAGTCGTGTCTCTGTCCGGCGCGGCCGACCCCGAGCTGGCGGCGCTGTACGCACCGATGCTCGACCGCGCCACCAACAGACATCGGGGCTCCGGCACCGAGATCTCGCCGCACGTTGCAGAACTGTTGCGGGCCAAGGCTTCCCACTTCGGCGTCCGGCTGCACCTGCTCACCGCCAGAAGTGAAATCGAAGCGGGCGCAGCGGTTCTGGCCGCCGCGGACCGCCTCCGGTATCTCACCCCGACATTGCACGCGGAGATGTTCTCCGAGCTCTGGTGGCCGGGGGATCCCGCTCCGGAGTATGGGATCGACGTGCGCGGCCTGGAGTTACCGGCGTCGGATCTAGCGGTTCTAGACGTGCTGCGCCGCGCGGACGTAATGGCACAGCTGGCCCGCTGGGACGCCGGTGGTGTGCTCGGCACTGACACCCGCGACCGCGTCGTCGCCGGTTCGGCCCTGGCGGTGGTGTCGTTCGCCGGAGGCACGCTGGCCGATTACGCCCGGGCCGGCGAGGCCGTCGAGGCGGTCTGGATCGCCGCCCAACAGCACGGACTGGCGGTGCAACCCGTCTCCCCCGCCTTCCTCTACGCCCACGATGACAACGAACTGGCATCCTTGACCCCCACCTTCACCGGTGAACTGCGTTCCCTGCAATACACTTTCCGCAAGCTGATCGGCGCCGAACCGCAGGAGGCACAGGCATTGGTGTTGCGATTCACCGAGGCCCCGCCTCCGTCGGTGCGGAGCCGCCGTCAGAGTCCACCCCGCCAGACCGTGTCGCCGTGA
- a CDS encoding putative bifunctional diguanylate cyclase/phosphodiesterase, whose product MTATPGQEVEVSPPSLELLVTAVATRLIAVDAATAASVSRQVLAELVKYFDVDFSFLRHNDHTIHATRLIAEWPPRPESEGPDPLALVYFADADPVFKLAETLKAPKVFDPNSTLDYQRTIESGRHIPTTSMACVPLLSGEVTTGVLGFVKIGVRQWSDEELNALMAIASLFAQVQARVAAEDRLRFLAEHDDLTGLHNRRALTAHLDQRLRARRPGPVTALFLDLDRLKAINDYLGHIAGDRFIRVLAERLAAAVGPAMIARLGGDEFVVIPAAAMSTVEAEELAYRLQAVLGERVPIDGEMLTRTVSIGVALGFPGRDTTSDLLRRADQAVLTAKNSGGNQVAVFSDAMELENEFRNDIELHLQNVVETGALFLRYLPEIDMRTGRILGAEALVRWQHPTRGLLAPDSFIGVAESINLAGELGRWVMRTACADFARWQANGVGQDTVLRINVSPVQLVADGFIESVAGILHEFGLERSSVCLEITESVVVQDIDTARITLAGLRDVGVQVAIDDFGTGYSVLSLLKSLPVDALKIDKSFVQDLGASPGDLAIVRAIIALAEAFGLELIAEGVETDSAAVTLLRHGCHRAQGFLLSRPISSDAMEALLRQRRVSVDFSTGLRP is encoded by the coding sequence GTGACGGCGACGCCCGGACAAGAGGTAGAGGTGTCGCCCCCCAGTCTGGAGCTACTCGTCACAGCGGTCGCCACCCGACTGATCGCCGTCGACGCCGCTACCGCCGCCTCGGTCAGCAGGCAGGTCCTGGCCGAACTGGTCAAGTACTTCGACGTCGACTTCAGCTTCCTGCGGCACAACGACCACACGATTCATGCGACCCGCTTGATCGCCGAATGGCCGCCGAGGCCGGAGAGCGAGGGGCCCGATCCCCTCGCGCTCGTCTACTTCGCCGATGCCGACCCGGTGTTCAAGCTCGCCGAAACCCTCAAAGCGCCCAAGGTATTCGATCCCAACAGCACGCTCGACTACCAGCGGACCATCGAGTCGGGGCGGCATATCCCCACCACGTCGATGGCGTGCGTGCCGTTGCTGTCCGGCGAGGTGACCACCGGCGTCCTCGGCTTCGTCAAGATCGGTGTGCGGCAGTGGAGTGACGAGGAACTCAATGCCCTGATGGCCATCGCCTCGCTGTTCGCGCAGGTGCAGGCCAGGGTCGCCGCCGAGGACCGGCTGCGCTTTCTCGCCGAACACGACGACCTGACCGGGTTGCACAACCGGCGGGCCCTGACCGCGCACCTGGACCAGCGGCTACGAGCCCGACGACCGGGTCCGGTGACAGCGCTGTTCCTGGATCTCGACCGGCTCAAGGCGATCAACGACTACCTCGGCCACATCGCCGGTGACCGGTTCATCCGGGTGCTCGCCGAGCGGCTGGCCGCGGCAGTCGGACCCGCCATGATCGCGCGGCTCGGCGGCGACGAGTTCGTGGTGATCCCGGCGGCGGCGATGTCCACGGTCGAGGCAGAAGAGCTGGCCTACCGGCTGCAAGCCGTGTTGGGCGAACGGGTACCGATCGACGGTGAAATGCTCACGCGCACCGTGAGCATCGGCGTCGCGCTCGGCTTCCCGGGTCGCGACACCACCTCGGATCTGCTCCGACGCGCCGATCAGGCGGTCCTGACCGCGAAAAACTCCGGCGGCAATCAGGTGGCGGTGTTCTCCGACGCGATGGAACTGGAAAACGAGTTCCGCAACGATATCGAACTGCACCTGCAGAACGTGGTCGAGACCGGCGCACTGTTCCTGCGCTACCTACCTGAGATCGATATGCGGACCGGGAGGATTCTCGGCGCTGAGGCGCTCGTGCGCTGGCAGCATCCGACGCGTGGTTTGCTCGCCCCCGACTCGTTCATCGGGGTCGCCGAATCCATCAATCTCGCCGGCGAACTCGGCCGCTGGGTGATGCGTACCGCGTGCGCCGACTTCGCCCGATGGCAGGCCAACGGCGTCGGCCAGGACACCGTGTTGCGGATCAACGTCTCACCGGTGCAGTTGGTCGCCGACGGGTTCATCGAATCGGTCGCCGGCATCCTGCACGAGTTCGGACTCGAACGCAGCTCGGTGTGCCTGGAGATCACCGAGAGCGTCGTCGTCCAGGACATCGATACCGCACGGATCACCCTGGCCGGACTGCGCGATGTCGGGGTGCAGGTGGCCATCGACGATTTCGGGACCGGTTACAGCGTGCTGTCGCTGCTGAAGTCGCTGCCGGTGGACGCGCTGAAGATCGACAAGAGCTTCGTCCAGGACCTCGGCGCCAGCCCGGGTGACCTCGCCATCGTGCGCGCCATCATCGCGCTCGCGGAGGCGTTCGGGCTCGAACTGATCGCCGAGGGGGTGGAGACGGATTCGGCCGCGGTGACGCTGCTGCGCCACGGTTGCCACCGCGCGCAGGGATTCCTGCTCTCGCGCCCGATCTCCAGCGACGCCATGGAGGCGCTGCTGCGCCAGCGCCGGGTCTCGGTCGATTTCTCGACGGGCCTGCGGCCCTAG